A window of the Dermatophagoides farinae isolate YC_2012a chromosome 2, ASM2471394v1, whole genome shotgun sequence genome harbors these coding sequences:
- the LOC124499251 gene encoding uncharacterized protein LOC124499251 — protein MLKTTNFEWDINDTQIPDVTQFDEFQEWTDGHCKFVYRLDCEEARRHSSGWAMRNTNNHNVNILKKSCLGVLVCSKRCILDNGQSIHLRPAICDKARKKQQNKSCPNRHCNGRLEVQPCKGHCGYPVTHFWRHTKFAIFFQAKGNHDHVRPEPKSKIDARGFGIKYSKSSSSLASKSSILLSSSSLFAIQKLNNSTNLPKYSTKQRKVMMMMKKDENNKSNNNKNSKQKLLKTIVTMQHQHQQQKQQQQQQKQSDDSNIQYLNYHFNNNDDNYDIDNRNNLLMNNNDHTNHHHHLISHHQHSNMVYYEQNNLLIKQEYNSNCFIYHNNNDTNYQNFATTMNPTSNVNSTKSSVHTEELHGDQFRNILQNLQPPSTTLNIENFEQFCPEQQQVYNQNCCSYFSTTPTSSNDVDQYSDYNHHYPHHQQQQIDPITSNNDNQLQFNDESNRCMTNEYDGSNHHQQPQYSHTSHSFDHPYNDYGTLNSDNTNAYNNTTDTTYWPSMVNHHHHHQHQNDEQNFTMTNPYYPTISYPKDYDYSTYFHHQINNKNGDNQEFNNYSISSNNHHYQDNINAYDPNEMFR, from the exons ATGTTAAAAACGACAAATTTCGAATGGGACATTAATGATACACAAATTCCCGAT gTAAcacaatttgatgaatttcaagAATGGACCGATGGCCATTGTAAATTCGTATATCGTTTAGATTGTGAAGAAGCACGAAGACATTCAAGTGGTTGGGCAATGCGTAATACgaataatcataatgttaatatattgaaaaaatcatgtcTGGGTGTATTAGTTTGCAGTAAACGTTGTATACTTGATAATGGTCAATCAATACATTTACGGCCAGCAATTTGTGAtaaagcaagaaaaaaacaacagaataaatCATGTCCAAATCGTCATTGTAATGGAAGATTAGAAGTACAACCATGTAAAGGACATTGTGGCTATCCGGTAACACATTTTTGGCGTCATACAAAATTTGCCATATTTTTTCAG gCAAAAGGCAATCATGATCATGTACGGCCAgaaccaaaatcaaaaattgatgctCGTGGTTTCGGTATCAAATattccaaatcatcatcatcattggcatcaaaatcatccattctattatcatcgtcatctttATTTGCCATTCAG aaattgaacaattcaACAAACTTGCCGAAATATTCAACCAAACAACgaaaagtgatgatgatgatgaaaaaggatgagaataataaatcaaataataataaaaattcgaaacaaaaattattgaaaacgATTGTCACCATGCAGCATCAGCATCAGcagcaaaaacaacaacaacaacaacaaaaacaatccgATGATTCGAATATCCAGtatttaaattatcattttaataataatgatgataactatg ATATTGATAACCGAAATAATTTGcttatgaataataatgatcatacaaatcatcatcatcatttgattagtcatcatcagcattcaAATATGGTTTATTATGAACAGAATAATCTATTAATTAAACAGGAATATAATAGCAATTGTTTTAtctatcataataataatgatactAATTATcag aaCTTTGCTACCACAATGAATCCTACATCGAATGTTAATAGTACAAAATCATCAGTACATACCGAAGAATTACATGGTGATCAATTTAGAAATATTCTGCAAAATTTACagccaccatcaacaacattgaacatTG aaaatttcgaACAATTTTGCccggaacaacaacaagtttaTAATCagaattgttgttcatatttttcgactacaccaacatcatcgaatgaCGTGGATCAATATagtgattataatcatcattatccacatcatcagcagcagcaaataGATCCGATAACatcgaataatgataatcaattacaatttaatgatgaatcgaatcgatgtATGacgaatgaatatgatggtAGTAATCATCACCAGCAACCACAATATTCACACACATCACACAGTTTTGATCATCCATACAATGATTATGGTACTCTCAATTCAGATAATACAAATGCCTATAATAATACCACGGATACAACATATTGGCCATCAatggtcaatcatcatcatcatcaccaacatcaaaatgatgaacaaaatttcacCATGACAAATCCATATTATCCAACAATTAGCTATCCAAAAGATTACGATTATTCAacatattttcatcatcaaattaataacaaaaatggtgataatcaAGAATTTAATAATTACAGTATCAGTagcaataatcatcattatcaagatAATATCAATGCTTatgatccaaatgaaatgttCAGATAa
- the LOC124499249 gene encoding uncharacterized protein LOC124499249, translating into MVVCKFYIQGYCRYGHQCRYDHFSPQRNQPKQNNTGFSFVKTLNQISSNSNQNNANIFSNTNVSFQQPQSYFGQSSTGGKFSFNQTLQQINNVQNVRMPTNSLFTNEFEMKSDFPSTSSLNFPINNTFTFGNTAALNSAPLNIDTRIRQNDVHHWYKNNSSVSNQSTIPKTKSFFDQPMNQQPIEMTSESNFEKDSKNTIKMGKEKSRYGIYSELKDLVEMDLANFKADKFIYPIPFDPPPFEVCFQEYRIVQ; encoded by the exons atggttGTTTGTAAATTTTACATTCAAGGTTATTGTCGTTATGGCCATCAATGTCGTTATGATCATTTCAGTCCACAACGaaatcaaccaaaacaaa ATAATACGGGATTTAGTTTTGTAAAAacattaaatcaaatttcttcgaattcaaatcaaaataatgctaatattttttccaataccaatgtttcatttcaacaaccGCAATCGTACTTTGGTCAATCGTCTACTGGTGGTAAATTCAGTTTCAATCAGACATTACAACAAATTAACAATGTTCAAAATGTCAGGATGCCTACGAATTCTTTATtcacaaatgaatttgaaatgaaatcagaTTTTCCATCAACATCTTCGCTTAACTTTCCGATAAATAATACCTTTACATTTGGTAATACAGCAGCATTGAATTCGGCACCATTAAACATTGATACCAGAATAAGGCAAAatgatgttcatcattgGTATAAAAATAACAGCAGTGTCAGTAATCAATCAACCATTCCTAAAACtaaatcatttttcgatCAACCAATGAACCAACAGCCAATTGAAATGACATCAGAatcgaattttgaaaaagattCGAAAAATACTATAAAAATGggcaaagaaaaaagcaGATATGGAATTTATTCCGAATTAAAAGATTTAGTCGAAATGGATCTAGCTAATTTTAAAGCGGATAAATTTATCTATCCAATACCGTTCGATCCACCTCCATTTGAAGTTTGTTTCCAGGAATATCGAATCGTCCaatga
- the LOC124499246 gene encoding LOW QUALITY PROTEIN: solute carrier family 38 member 10 (The sequence of the model RefSeq protein was modified relative to this genomic sequence to represent the inferred CDS: inserted 1 base in 1 codon) translates to MMYLVPVEKHWLKYVYXLFLLGTCVAFFVIVGDIAPSLISHIFEFEQGPQLRAMCMTFLAMFIILPLGLLRDVDNLTSFSMMSLIVYLFLALRMLYLSLDKFILIQPNVNIISQLNYWNSSYMITYLPIFSMALSCQSQLFEIFSTDLFQTTKTGSSLRLIMRSIKKALMICSIVYILIGCTGYIAFYNVNFTGNILQNLPPGLTTKLTLLLFLITILTSFPLCLFPSRTSLHSLLFRKGVHYDLLSTSHSSIHMSDYQFKLLTIILIITTMGISIIFPRVELILALVGSTIGSTICFIIPALIFIKICDKNTIEYLLSYLLLFFGTAILIFCTMSALHNISMARDTEIEEKINEFKQQKSTILPNKQSQMIAEKPIQPPSMDMKSRINNINKLKESIKNDMNRLKKQEAILKRLEQQQQSGNGKKFINITVTTKPIIDHHQSDIKIINNGEIRNQSKSLNVNSNNVGSKLNTSSAISTVKPFTIGNLAPSKKPSKFLANYGNYSTKTNHSKIISNHNNYTEIARQSTMKLTMANYSRNKFESAIKRQSITNDTLS, encoded by the exons ATGATGTATTTGGTACCGGTGGAAAAACATTGGTTGAAGTATGTCT TACTGTTCTTATTGGGAACATGTGTagcattttttgttatcgtAGGTGATATTGCACCATCACTTATATCACATATATTCGAATTTGAACAAGGGCCACAACTACGTGCTATGTGTATGACATTTTTGGCAATGTTTATCATCTTACCATTAGGATTATTACgtgatgttgataatttaacatcattttcaatgatgtcattgattgtttatttatttctcgCCTTACGAATGTTATACTTATCTTTGGATAAATTCATCTTGATACAACCGAATGTAAATATAATTAGCCAATTAAACTATTGgaattcatcatatatgatcACCTATTTACCCATATTCTCGATGGCACTATCATGTCAATCacaattatttgaaatattcagtacagatttatttcaaacaacaaaaaccggCTCATCATTACGATTAATAATGCGTTCAATCAAAAAAGCTCTAATGATATGTTCAATTGTTTATATACTGATTGGCTGTACTGGTTATATTGCATTCTATAATGTCAATTTTACCGGAAATATTCTACAAAATTTACCACCCGGattgacaacaaaattaacacttttattatttctgATCACCATATTGACCAGTTTTCCGTTATGTTTATTTCCAAGTCGTACAAGtttacattcattattatttcgtaAAGGTGTACATTATGATCTTCTAAGTACATCACATTCATCTATTCATATGTCTGattatcaatttaaattattgacCATCATATTGATCATTACGACAATGGGCATATCAATCATATTTCCACGTGTTGAATTAATATTAGCATTGGTTGGTTCGACCATTGGCTCAACAATATGTTTCATAATACCGgcattaattttcatcaaaatttgtGATAAAAACACTATCGAATATCTATTATcatatttgttattatttttcggTACAGCTATACTAATATTTTGTACAATGTCAGCATTACATAACATTTCAATGGCTCGGGATACAGAAATTGAAgagaaaatcaatgaatttaaacaacaaaaatctacCATCCTGCCCAACAAACAATCGCAAATGATTGCTGAAAAACCAATACAACCACCATCGATGGATATGAAAAGCCGtataaataatataaataaattaaaagaatcaattaaaaatgatatgAATCGTTTGAAAAAACAGGAAGCCATCCTCAAACGATTggaacaacagcaacaatctggtaatggtaaaaaattcataaacatTACGGTGACCACCAAACcaataattgatcatcatcaatcagatataaaaatcatcaacaacggcGAAAttcgaaatcaatcaaaatcattgaacgtaaatagtaataatgttggatcaaaattgaatacatCATCTGCTATTTCAACGGTTAAACCGTTTACAATTGGTAATTTGGCACCAAGTAAAAAACCGAGTAAATTTCTAGCTAATTATGGAAATTATTCGACCAAAACTAATCATtccaaaattatttcaaaccACAACAACTACACTGAAATAGCACGGCAATCAACTATGAAACTTACAATGGCAAATTATTCTCGCAACAAATTCGAATCTGCCATCAAGCGGCAATCAATCACAAACGATACATTATCTTga
- the Ack gene encoding activated Cdc42 kinase has product MGEVDDFDPLYQLLKEVQLEHFYQAIKSIDVTKVEHFDNVVFDDLINVRVGMGAPAARRLLEAAKKRNNNNNKWKKNLFQIILPNAKLKDHLNHNNNIERLKTFNNNVDSSVDDDDTKNFDQENRDNSGLTCLISSKDIKLLDKIGDGSFGVVMRAQWTRTTNQENHMNTMNKTTKYVAVKVLKQQEILSRALEDFTKEVNAMHQLKHENLIRLYGIVLSTPMMMVTELAEQGSLRTKLIRTQGKIPLSILVNYSIQIGKGMDYLETKRLIHRDLATRNIFITLNDIIKIGDFGLMRAVPFDEDYYTMSDNMKVPFPWCALESLKYRQFSHSSDTWMYGVTLWEIFSFGQEPWAGLNGSQIIRKLEQNERLPPPDSCSQRIYQVMMLCWNHEPKERPTFTAIVRFFKMEQPFKLKALQEFDGNSKSTFDSTKKTMLKLYRGDEIEIIEGNPENYWWKGQNQRTFEIGYFPRSAAKDMRSLKTNDISKPLKNSFIHTGHMDPTGKKSWGNPEFIEKMYLENPIEPQDLIGFESSPSDETIAAVILETRNGRKNLDKLIKEGKIEKISNLNDLDVSNNLNHNDDNHNEQKEGVLIDFENDVNHVLTSAATMMNIVNENNNNRPPTSINNELAEIKFNTQEILGLYNQKPPPPPLPLLKNQLDNNNRINLSSEDDSDLLTMSICEPLEQQKQEQQREESPMNGSILDLNNKNNLYSKYYMPPFDANNGQLSQQQQQQPYSKTRYYSAVCTTTGICECNNSTIPNQNLTIDPPTTNKPSCQCCQFDLSCGPCLPISSQFTPSVSMNFITPQQSNCMIATNDLQQRSTTNNISSSFYNSHTLACTDETTLAPLSPPPPPLPSTNTTKSTFQTKICKDFIDELEANFSRTKVEHSDSTAAATSGSTIVYPTINPPPKSYKTRRPAPPPPVQKKI; this is encoded by the exons atgggTGAAGTGGATGATTTTGATCCATTATATCAGCTATTAAAAGAAGTACAATTGGAACATTTTTATCAGgccatcaaatcaattgatgtgACAAAAGTGGAACATTTTGACAAtgttgtatttgatgatctAATCAATGTACGTGTTGGTATGGGTGCACCAGCAGCCAGACGTCTATTGGAAGCGGCAAAAaaacgtaataataataataataaatggaaaaagaatcTATTCCAGATAATATTACCTAATGCTAAGTTAAAAGATCATTTaaatcacaataataatatcgaaCGTTTAAAgacatttaataataatgttgatagctcagtggatgatgatgatacaaagaATTTTGATCAAGAAAATCGTGACAATAGCGGCCTAACATGTTTAATATCAAGTAAAGATATAAAATTATTGGATAAAATTGGTGATGGATCATTCGGTGTTGTAATGCGTGCACAATGGACAAGAACAACGAATCAAGAGAATCATATGAATACCATGAATAAAACGACAAAATATGTGGCCGTTAAAGTACTTAAACAACAGGAAATCCTATCACGAGCACTCGAAGATTTTACTAAAGAAGTGAATGCAATGCATCAGTTAAAACATGAAAATCTTATCCGACTATATGGTATCGTTTTGTCTacaccgatgatgatggttactGAATTAGCTGAACAAGGATCGCTGCGTACGAAATTGATTCGAACACAGGGAAAAATTCCACTTAGTATACTAGTCAATTATTCCATACAAATTGGTAAAGGTATGGATTATCTGGAAACTAAACGTCTTATACATCGTGATCTAGCCACACGTAATATATTCATTACTCTAAATGATATCATAAAAATTGGAGATTTTGGCCTTATGAGAGCCGTACCATTTGACGAAGATTATTATACAATGAGCGATAATATGAAAGTACCTTTTCCATGGTGTGCACTTGAATCATTAAAATATCGACAATTTTCCCATTCAAGTGATACATGGATGTATGGTGTAACATTATgggaaatattttcattcggTCAAGAACCATGGGCCGGTTTGAATGGATCACAAATCATACGaaaattggaacaaaatgAGCGATTACCACCACCGGATTCATGTTCACAGCGAATTTATCAGGTAATGATGCTATGTTGGAATCATGAACCAAAAGAACGACCAACATTCACTGCAATCGTcagatttttcaaaatggaaCAACCGTTCAAATTGAAAGCATTACAAGAATTCGACGggaattcaaaatcaacatttgattcgacaaaaaaaacaatgttaaAACTATATCGtggtgatgaaattgaaattatcgaGGGAAATCCTGAAAATTATTGGTGGAAGGGACAGAATCAACGTACGTTTGAAATTGGCTATTTTCCACGTTCAGCGGCGAAAGATATGCGATCATTAAAAACGAATGATATAAGTAAACCATTGAAAAATAGTTTCATCCATACTGGACATATGGATCCAACGGGTAAAAAATCATGGGGCAATCCAgaatttatcgaaaaaatgtATCTGGAAAATCCGATTGAACCACAAGATTTAATTGGATTCGAATCATCACCAAGTGATGAAACAATTGCAGCGGTTATTCTCGAAACTCGTAATg GACGAAAAAACCttgataaattgataaaggaaggaaaaattgaaaaaatttccaatttaaatgatttaGATGTTTCGAACAACCtgaatcataatgatgataatcataatgaacaGAAAGAAGGcgttttaattgattttgaaaatgatgttaATCATGTTTTAACTTCGGCAGctacaatgatgaatatagttaatgaaaataacaataatcgaCCACCTACATCGATCAACAATGAATTGGctgaaattaaattcaatacaCAGGAAATTCTTGGTTTATATAACCAAaagccaccaccaccaccattaccactTTTGAAGAATCAactcgataataataataggatTAATTTATCATCGGAAGATGATTCAGATTTACTTACTATGTCAATATGTGAACCATTGGAACAACagaaacaagaacaacaacgagaAGAATCGCCCATGAATGGATCAATTTTAGATTTAAATAACAAGaataatttatattcaaaatattatATGCCACCATTTGATGCTAATAATGGTCAATtatctcaacaacaacaacagcaaccatATTCAAAAACAAGATACTATTCAGCTGTTTGTACGACAACCGGAATATGTGAATGTAATAATTCTACAATACCGAATCAAAATCTGACTATTGATCCACCAACCACCAATAAACCCAGCTGTCAATGTTGTCAATTTGATCTATCATGTGGCCCTTGTTTGCCTATATCTAGCCAATTTACACCAAGTGTATCGATGAACTTCATAACGccacaacaatcaaattgcaTGATAGCCACCAATGATCTTCAACAACGTAGtacaacaaataatattaGCAGCAGTTTTTATAATAGCCATACCTTAGCTTGTACTGATGAAACAACATTAGCACCTCTgtcgccaccaccaccacctctTCCATCAACAAATAcgacaaaatcaacatttcaaacaaaaatatgtaaagattttattgatgaattggaGGCAAATTTTTCTAGAACAAAAGTTGAACATTCAGATTCAACGGCGGCTGCCACTTCCGGATCGACGATAGTATATCCGACCATAAATCCACCACCAAAATCGTATAAAACACGACGACCAGCACCACCACCTCCTGTACAGAAGAAAATCTAA
- the Nthl1 gene encoding nth-like DNA glycosylase 1, translating into MFSSLSSSKKKLLIIMISSSLRRSKRKNVQINFSNDNETEIRLNKRPSNEKKDESIKMPKNWRLIYENIAKMRSRTIAPVDTMGCDQCYDTDINDKQKRFQILVSLMLSSQTKDQVTYAAMNKLRAHNLSIEFINKISCDELMNLIKPVGFYRRKAEYLKQTACLLREKYDGDIPKTIDELKKLPGVGPKMAHLAMVTAWNQITGIAVDTHVHRISNRLQWTSGTKTPEQTRIELEKWLPRDYWNDINHLLVGFGQTICLPVKPKCDICLNNEHCPSSEF; encoded by the coding sequence atgttttcgtcattatcatcgtcgaaaaaaaaacttcttatcatcatgatttcatcatcattaagacGTTCGAAACGTAAAAATGTCCagataaatttttctaatgacaatgaaacagaaattcgattgaataaacggccatcaaatgaaaaaaaagatgaatcgataaaaatGCCCAAAAATTGGCGTCTAATCTATGAAAATATTGCCAAAATGCGTTCAAGGACAATTGCACCAGTCGATACGATGGGTTGTGATCAATGTTATGATACGGATAttaatgacaaacaaaaacgattTCAAATACTCGTCTCATTAATGTTATCCAGTCAGACAAAAGATCAGGTAACATACGCAGCAATGAACAAGCTTCGGGCGCATAATTTAtccattgaatttatcaataaaatttcgtgtgatgaattaatgaatctGATTAAACCGGTTGGATTTTATCGACGTAAAGCTGAATATCTTAAACAAACGGCGTGTTTATTACGAGAAAAATATGACGGTGATATACCCAAGACGATTGACGAACTGAAAAAATTACCGGGTGTTGGTCCTAAAATGGCACATCTTGCAATGGTTACTGCTTGGAATCAGATAACCGGTATTGCTGTCGACACACATGTTCATCGTATATCGAATCGTTTACAGTGGACATCTGGAACCAAAACACCTGAACAAACACGTATAGAGCTAGAAAAATGGTTACCAAGAGATTATTGGAATGATATTAATCATCTTCTAGTTGGTTTTGGTCAAACAATTTGTCTGCCAGTAAAACCTAAATGTGATATCTGTCTTAATAATGAGCATTGTccatcatcagaattttaA
- the LOC124494532 gene encoding protein NDRG3, giving the protein MMSDIELKNIESTDPLVMHHHSSSSSSLSTMTINNFNNNHEALYVDTDYGPIYVVRIGARNHSGKPYIITYHDIGLNFSSNFQAFFNYSDMKLLCESFCVINVHAPGQEENATILPSDYIFPTMDQLAEQVDSVCKYFGITNFIGLGVGAGANVLSRYALQYPELVDGLFLIHPTSTQASWTEWLYQKINIYYLSSTIQSFSQSMQDYLLWHHFGVTNEDHNRDLIQVYKTYFSGNNHVPRNLALFLDAYIRRTDLNIERGNRERNFKCSVLVLCGSHSPHVDDTVNMNGRLNPENSTWMKLSGCGMVLEEQPHKVSEAFRLFIQGIGYALTSFERRRSLRPQSDDEYDTSIRMHIVENPIQN; this is encoded by the exons ATGATGTCCGATATTGagttgaaaaatattgaatcaacTGATCCACTTGTaatgcatcatcattcatcatcatcatcatcactatcgaCAATGAcgataaataattttaataataatcatgaagCCCTATATGTGGATACAGATTATGGTCCAATATATGTTGTACGAATTGGTGCTCGTAATCATTCTGGAAAGCCTTATATAATTACCTATCATGATATTGGATTAAATTTTAGCTCAAATTTCCAGgcattttttaattattcggatatgaaattattatgtGAATCATTCTGTGTCATTAATGTTCATGCACCGGGTCAGGAAGAGAATGCCACTATTTTACCATCGGATTATATATTTCCAACAATGGATCAGTTAGCCGAACAAGTTGATTCGGTTTGTAAATATTTTGGCATCACAAATTTCATTGGTTTAGGC GTTGGCGCTGGCGCTAATGTTCTTTCACGTTATGCATTGCAATATCCTGAATTGGTTGATGGATTATTCCTGATACATCCGACATCAACACAAGCATCATGGACTGAATGGTTATATCAGAAGATTAATATCTATTATCTTAGTTCAACGATTCAAAGTTTTTCGCAATCTATGCAAGATTATCTACTTTGGCATCATTTTGGCGTGACCAATGAAGATCATAATCGTGATCTAATTCAAGTTTATAAAACTTATTTTAGTGGCAACAATCATGTTCCACGGAATTTGGCATTGTTTTTAGATGCCTATATTCGTCGTACCGATCTAAATATTGAACGTGGTAATCGTGAACGAAATTTTAAATGTAGCGTACTCGTATTATGTGGTTCACATTCACCACATGTTGATGATACTGTCAATATGAATGGCCGTCTAAATCCGGAAAATTCAACATGGATGAAATTATCCGGCTGTGGTATGGTACTTGAAGAACAACCACATAAAGTTTCTGAAGCATTCCGGCTATTCATACAAGGTATTGGCTATGCATTAACATCATTCGAACGACGACGATCATTACGGCCacaaagtgatgatgaatatgatacATCAATACGTATGCATATTGTGGAAAAtccaattcaaaattaa